One window of the Felis catus isolate Fca126 chromosome E3, F.catus_Fca126_mat1.0, whole genome shotgun sequence genome contains the following:
- the ITPRIPL2 gene encoding inositol 1,4,5-trisphosphate receptor-interacting protein-like 2, translating into MSVHYTLNLRVFWPLVTGLCTALVCLYHVLRGSGDDRAEPPDGADGGFPLLKVAVLLLLGYILLRCRHAVRQRFLPGSPRLGRHSTFSPRHFREPSLGILLESYYEHEVRLSPHVLGHSKAHVSRIVGELVRAGRARGSPGPIPGGALALAFRGDFIQVGSAYEQHKIRRPDGFDVLVPLRLPPLVALEPRSLGAEPALAPAFHGCFVCALKAPPGASGGHWLRDCKPFADGFCVDVLGRRHLSATMVLRWFQSHLQRSLATVRYSLEGRCRVSLTPGGLEQPPTLHILPCRTDYGCCRLSMAVRLIPAVHLGDGVFLVAPPPPPSPVGPLSELPGGLRTDALWGVNTARQEQKLLSWLQERAPPGACYLKCLQLLKALRDLGARGLDPAAATQWGRILSSYMLKTVLLAVLLREGPPVQGWDEAHLGERLEELVQFLRDCLLRRHTLFHCVLGPGGAAAEVGPLPKVLREAAPVDLLAAFDRHARELAAARLLSTWRRLPQLLRVYGGPRYLARCPPPRSQRTQGFPEDEP; encoded by the coding sequence ATGTCGGTGCACTACACCCTCAATCTGCGCGTCTTTTGGCCCCTGGTGACCGGCCTGTGCACTGCCCTTGTGTGCCTCTACCATGTCCTCCGGGGAAGCGGGGACGACCGGGCTGAGCCCCCCGACGGTGCGGACGGCGGCTTCCCGCTGCTCAAGGTGGCCGTCCTGCTCCTCCTTGGCTACATCCTCCTGCGCTGTCGCCACGCCGTCCGGCAGCGCTTCCTGCCAGGGTCTCCCCGCCTGGGGAGACACTCCACCTTCTCTCCTAGACACTTCCGAGAGCCGAGCCTTGGCATCTTGCTGGAGAGTTACTACGAGCACGAGGTGCGCCTCTCTCCGCACGTGCTGGGCCACAGCAAGGCGCACGTGAGCCGGATCGTGGGCGAGCTGGTGCGGGCTGGCCGCGCCCGGGGGTCCCCGGGCCCCATCCCCGGCGGGGCGCTGGCGTTGGCCTTCCGCGGAGACTTCATCCAGGTGGGCAGCGCCTACGAGCAGCATAAAATCCGGCGGCCCGACGGCTTCGACGTGCTGGTGCCACTGCGCCTCCCGCCTCTGGTGGCGCTGGAGCCTCGGAGCCTGGGCGCCGAGCCCGCGCTGGCCCCAGCCTTCCACGGCTGTTTCGTGTGCGCGCTCAAGGCGCCGCCGGGGGCCTCCGGGGGCCACTGGCTCCGGGACTGCAAACCCTTTGCCGACGGCTTCTGCGTGGACGTGCTCGGGCGGCGTCACCTCTCCGCCACTATGGTGCTTCGCTGGTTCCAGTCGCACCTGCAGCGTTCCCTGGCCACCGTGCGCTACAGCCTGGAGGGGCGTTGTCGGGTCAGCCTGACCCCCGGTGGCCTGGAGCAGCCTCCTACCCTGCACATCCTGCCGTGCCGCACGGATTACGGCTGCTGCCGCCTTTCCATGGCAGTGCGTCTCATCCCCGCTGTGCATTTGGGCGATGGCGTTTTCCTCGTGGCACCACCGCCGCCACCCTCACCTGTCGGGCCCCTGTCGGAGCTCCCGGGAGGCCTGCGCACGGATGCACTGTGGGGTGTGAATACAGCGCGTCAGGAGCAGAAGCTGCTGAGCTGGCTGCAGGAACGGGCCCCTCCAGGTGCCTGCTACCTCAAGTGCCTGCAGTTGCTTAAAGCTCTGCGAGACCTGGGCGCCCGCGGGCTGGACCCGGCGGCTGCCACCCAGTGGGGACGCATTCTGTCCTCGTACATGCTCAAGACAGTGCTGCTGGCGGTGCTGCTGCGTGAGGGGCCTCCGGTTCAAGGCTGGGACGAGGCACACCTGGGTGAGCGGTTGGAAGAATTAGTGCAGTTCCTTAGGGACTGCCTGCTGCGACGCCATACGCTCTTCCACTGCGTCCTGGGCCCTGGTGGGGCCGCTGCCGAGGTGGGCCCACTGCCCAAGGTTCTGCGTGAAGCTGCCCCGGTTGACCTCCTGGCCGCGTTCGACAGACATGCCCGGGAACTCGCGGCTGCGAGGTTGCTGTCCACGTGGCGAAGGCTGCCCCAGCTTCTCCGGGTCTATGGGGGTCCTCGCTACCttgccaggtgccccccaccccggagTCAGCGCACCCAGGGCTTCCCTGAAGATGAACCATAA